Sequence from the Gloeocapsopsis dulcis genome:
AATACTTTTGAAAGTTTTCAATTTAAGAATTGTATTGCCGTGATAGGGCATAGTTACTCTTCTGCCTTCAGCATTCTTATAAATTTTGTGACTTCCGCTTTGTCGAGATAGGGCAAATCCTATTTTTTCTAAAACTTTGATAACTTCTGTAGCTGAAACTCTAGGAAGGCGAGAACTCAAACCTGCACCTCTACAGTTGTCAGACTCATGTGAGAAAGTTTGGGAACCTCTTCACCATTTGC
This genomic interval carries:
- a CDS encoding type II toxin-antitoxin system HicA family toxin, which encodes MSSRLPRVSATEVIKVLEKIGFALSRQSGSHKIYKNAEGRRVTMPYHGNTILKLKTFKSILSDAGLTIEEFIELLKSS